A stretch of the Bordetella genomosp. 8 genome encodes the following:
- a CDS encoding MotA/TolQ/ExbB proton channel family protein gives MSIAHHIAMVLAQATPAAPAAPGAGQAAGTALQAPAMQGAAAPLPTPDMGIMHFVAQSDVVGKTLFVILLLMSLITWYLIVVKAINSAMIRRRSRDFLNKFWSSSSLEQVENEIATHGARDPFSHLASHAMHAQAHHAKYGAVTLSEAGSNGEFVTRTMRKVIDEETAKLENGLTVLASVGSTAPFVGLFGTVWGVYHALVGIGMADGVTINRIAGPVGEALIMTGLGLAVAIPAVLAYNAFVRKNRVFLSRLDAFAHDLFAFLTTGQQVALSDGKVRAMRRTGAHPVRGSE, from the coding sequence ATGTCCATCGCACACCACATCGCCATGGTGCTGGCGCAGGCCACGCCCGCCGCGCCGGCTGCCCCCGGCGCCGGGCAGGCCGCCGGGACGGCGCTGCAGGCGCCGGCCATGCAGGGGGCGGCCGCGCCGCTGCCGACGCCCGACATGGGCATCATGCATTTCGTCGCGCAGAGCGATGTCGTCGGCAAGACGCTGTTCGTCATCCTGCTGCTGATGTCCTTGATCACCTGGTACCTGATCGTCGTCAAGGCGATCAACAGCGCCATGATCCGCAGGCGTTCGCGAGATTTCCTGAACAAGTTCTGGAGCTCCAGTTCGCTGGAGCAGGTCGAAAACGAAATCGCCACGCACGGTGCGCGCGACCCGTTCTCGCACCTGGCCTCCCACGCCATGCACGCGCAGGCGCACCATGCGAAGTACGGCGCCGTGACGCTTTCCGAGGCGGGTTCCAACGGCGAGTTCGTGACGCGCACGATGCGCAAGGTGATCGACGAAGAAACCGCCAAGCTCGAAAACGGCCTGACGGTACTGGCTTCGGTAGGGTCCACCGCGCCTTTCGTCGGCCTGTTCGGCACGGTGTGGGGCGTCTACCACGCCCTGGTGGGCATCGGCATGGCCGATGGGGTCACCATCAACCGTATCGCCGGCCCGGTGGGCGAGGCGCTGATCATGACCGGCCTGGGCCTGGCGGTGGCGATTCCGGCGGTGCTGGCCTATAACGCTTTCGTGCGCAAGAACCGCGTTTTCCTGTCCCGGCTTGACGCCTTCGCGCACGATCTGTTCGCCTTCCTGACCACGGGTCAGCAGGTGGCCCTGTCGGACGGCAAGGTTCGGGCGATGCGCCGCACCGGCGCGCATCCCGTGCGTGGGAGCGAGTAA